A portion of the Oxynema aestuarii AP17 genome contains these proteins:
- a CDS encoding PRC-barrel domain-containing protein — protein sequence MNIEQQIVERTKLLNRLVLDRATAEEVGRVEALWLDSKANQVVGLTCKSGFLGRQKHFFTWGEIQTIGADSLMVSLDENRVEPDSPQPSDTLVGQEVWTDAGNKVGQLVDYLFATQTGIVVGYLFKSSGWRGIVGDTYLLSPEDIVSMGSKRVIVSDSAVQTPQEYTEGMSKKLNKVGELFQEDYDKTLVDLRGLIKGAQNLSEQARGKVQEVAGQAQEGAQSFAEQARDRAGQVGETAREGMEHLSAEAKERAKQAQEKFSEMTDRGVREASPQENRPSEEAQTTENSPSPDAETPPGAQNS from the coding sequence GTGAACATAGAACAACAGATCGTCGAACGCACCAAACTACTCAACCGCCTCGTCCTCGATCGCGCCACCGCCGAGGAAGTCGGGCGCGTCGAAGCACTCTGGCTCGATTCTAAAGCCAATCAAGTCGTCGGGTTGACCTGTAAATCTGGCTTTCTCGGTCGCCAAAAACATTTTTTCACTTGGGGTGAAATTCAAACGATCGGCGCCGATAGTTTGATGGTCAGTCTCGACGAAAACCGCGTCGAACCGGACAGTCCCCAACCGTCAGATACCCTCGTCGGTCAGGAAGTGTGGACCGATGCAGGCAATAAAGTCGGTCAGTTAGTCGATTATCTATTTGCGACTCAAACAGGTATCGTGGTCGGCTATTTATTTAAGTCGAGCGGTTGGCGCGGGATCGTCGGCGATACCTATTTGCTCTCCCCTGAAGATATCGTCAGTATGGGATCGAAGCGGGTGATTGTCTCCGATAGTGCGGTGCAAACTCCTCAAGAATACACCGAAGGAATGAGTAAAAAACTCAATAAAGTCGGCGAACTCTTTCAGGAAGATTACGATAAAACCCTCGTCGATTTAAGAGGGTTAATTAAAGGCGCTCAAAATCTGTCCGAACAAGCTAGAGGTAAGGTACAAGAAGTGGCGGGACAGGCGCAAGAAGGGGCACAATCTTTTGCAGAACAAGCCCGCGATCGCGCCGGACAGGTCGGAGAAACGGCGCGCGAAGGGATGGAACATTTGAGCGCCGAAGCCAAAGAACGGGCGAAACAAGCACAGGAAAAGTTCTCGGAAATGACCGATCGCGGCGTTCGCGAAGCGTCTCCCCAGGAGAATCGCCCCTCGGAGGAAGCGCAAACCACAGAAAACTCGCCTTCTCCCGATGCGGAAACGCCCCCGGGCGCTCAAAACTCATAA
- the hpsJ-B gene encoding hormogonium polysaccharide biosynthesis protein HpsJ → MTPQSSIAAIALKVVGVVLILSSIIDYITLAIPVQLLERQWQLGYTTQIVDRGVIPLVALVFIFTGYWISSNEGGDRSSPGSIADLRFWALLFSTVLGVIYLLLFPLHLNNVRLERSATLTEIAQQANQAEEQLRGQLENPQFQQEIGQRREALKGQLSQLLEDQGRLDQALENPDVPDDEKQLLQEFKDNPGQIDAFLDERLSTEGFRDRRLTEIRTRRQDLESEAKTRFAKLAVQTGISSLLLSVAYSAIGWSGLKNMGYLQGGRRKRAGR, encoded by the coding sequence ATGACTCCACAATCTTCGATCGCGGCGATCGCCCTTAAAGTCGTTGGCGTAGTTTTAATCCTATCTTCGATTATCGACTACATTACCCTCGCCATTCCCGTACAACTGCTCGAACGACAGTGGCAACTCGGCTATACGACGCAGATAGTCGATCGCGGCGTCATTCCCCTCGTCGCCTTAGTGTTCATTTTTACGGGATATTGGATTAGTAGCAACGAAGGCGGCGATCGCTCTTCCCCGGGTTCAATCGCCGACCTGCGCTTCTGGGCTTTATTATTTTCTACCGTCTTAGGGGTCATCTATTTATTGCTGTTTCCCCTCCACTTAAACAACGTCCGACTGGAACGGTCGGCGACCCTCACGGAAATCGCCCAACAAGCCAATCAAGCGGAAGAACAGTTGCGAGGACAACTCGAAAATCCCCAATTTCAACAAGAAATCGGTCAGCGACGCGAAGCGCTCAAAGGACAGTTGAGCCAACTGCTCGAAGACCAAGGACGACTCGACCAAGCCCTGGAAAATCCCGACGTCCCGGACGACGAGAAGCAACTGCTCCAAGAGTTTAAAGACAATCCCGGACAAATCGATGCTTTTCTCGACGAACGCCTCAGTACCGAAGGATTCCGCGATCGCCGTCTGACCGAAATTCGCACTCGCCGTCAGGACCTCGAATCGGAAGCGAAAACCCGATTTGCCAAATTAGCCGTACAAACTGGGATTAGTAGCTTGTTGTTATCCGTCGCCTACAGTGCTATTGGCTGGAGCGGGTTAAAAAATATGGGATATCTCCAAGGGGGACGGCGCAAGCGCGCTGGTCGGTAG
- a CDS encoding tetratricopeptide repeat protein: MISIEDIADALEQKNYRHAARLLKTLQQESPRHPWLKFYIGRYYEETGKLEAAEKAYRLVLRQASQPKILGQARSALQRIEAIPQQRRKDEIARAKADPSLREPGILILEPIDPAVRKEAAQAFAKIMQIQAYSARLILPTRTWRFYRTGAIGELQILVRELARVGIDSFCVTLAQIQQVRVFRVSYIQSVSPQIALVCQDENDRAGQLSFHWSEISAQVLGNLPIFKEVAVENHRKTQVKYKQQTHEYMGVYDWHIPGRSCIVRLCQDSYQFDRAIPLNPASNSGSKPGKVMQNIDNLSTHLKWQNLLKFFQSHLGDVKSWSDFTPFAETAIDEADLLDRIPHYVDIFRFRPTVWDPAFHLYSSLAFIKAH; the protein is encoded by the coding sequence ATGATTTCTATTGAAGATATTGCAGACGCTTTAGAACAAAAAAACTATCGCCATGCTGCACGATTGTTGAAAACCTTACAGCAAGAATCGCCCCGCCATCCTTGGCTGAAGTTTTATATCGGGCGTTATTACGAAGAAACGGGAAAATTAGAAGCTGCCGAAAAAGCCTATCGATTGGTTTTACGTCAAGCGAGTCAACCGAAAATACTCGGTCAAGCTCGCAGTGCTTTGCAACGGATCGAAGCGATCCCCCAACAGCGTCGAAAAGACGAAATTGCGAGAGCGAAAGCCGATCCGAGCTTACGCGAACCCGGCATTTTAATTTTGGAGCCGATCGATCCCGCCGTCCGCAAAGAAGCCGCCCAAGCTTTTGCGAAAATTATGCAAATTCAAGCGTACTCCGCGCGGCTGATTTTACCGACGCGAACGTGGCGATTTTATCGCACTGGGGCGATCGGCGAATTGCAAATTTTAGTGCGAGAATTAGCTCGGGTCGGTATTGATTCATTTTGCGTCACCCTCGCTCAAATTCAACAAGTCCGCGTGTTTAGAGTCAGTTATATTCAGTCCGTTTCTCCTCAGATCGCTTTAGTATGTCAGGACGAAAACGATCGCGCCGGACAGTTGAGTTTTCATTGGAGCGAAATTAGCGCGCAAGTTCTGGGAAATTTACCCATTTTTAAAGAAGTTGCCGTCGAAAATCATCGTAAAACTCAGGTGAAATACAAGCAACAAACTCACGAATATATGGGAGTTTACGACTGGCATATTCCCGGGCGATCGTGCATCGTTCGTTTATGTCAAGACAGCTATCAATTCGATCGCGCCATTCCCCTCAATCCCGCATCAAACTCCGGATCGAAACCCGGTAAAGTGATGCAGAATATCGATAACTTGAGTACGCATTTAAAATGGCAAAATCTTCTGAAATTTTTCCAATCTCATCTAGGCGACGTCAAAAGTTGGAGTGATTTTACTCCTTTTGCAGAAACGGCGATCGACGAAGCCGATTTACTCGATCGCATCCCGCATTATGTCGATATCTTTCGCTTTCGTCCCACAGTTTGGGACCCGGCCTTTCATCTGTACAGTAGTCTCGCTTTTATTAAAGCTCATTAG
- a CDS encoding FHA domain-containing protein, whose translation MIVCPNCNHQNPEGATQCEACYTPLPATTSCPNCGATVQTDAAFCGQCGHNLQEESAGAEGTAAEAAEVPPTAVSAPGTAPESGAGVSVPDLEAPEPLVEAEPIAMTSEAEAQAPEAVPTPAPTPTPSPAPTPTPATASSATQLQQPQTARLLHVQTNTVMELPSQLSVIHIGKPNDMIPPDIDVSGFPNSEIVSRVHADIRTEGDAFYIEDVGSSNGTYINNLPLPKGNRHRLRAGDRISLGKGDLVSLIFQLS comes from the coding sequence ATGATCGTCTGTCCAAATTGCAACCACCAAAACCCCGAAGGTGCCACCCAGTGCGAGGCTTGCTACACGCCTTTACCCGCCACCACGAGTTGTCCCAACTGCGGCGCCACGGTTCAAACTGATGCGGCCTTTTGCGGTCAATGCGGTCACAATCTTCAAGAAGAATCGGCGGGTGCGGAAGGAACGGCGGCGGAGGCGGCAGAGGTTCCCCCGACGGCGGTTTCTGCTCCGGGTACCGCTCCCGAGTCGGGCGCCGGGGTGAGTGTTCCGGATCTGGAAGCACCCGAACCTTTAGTGGAAGCGGAACCGATCGCCATGACCTCGGAAGCCGAAGCGCAAGCCCCCGAAGCGGTGCCGACCCCCGCCCCGACGCCGACGCCGAGCCCCGCCCCGACGCCGACTCCGGCGACTGCCAGTTCGGCGACTCAGTTGCAACAGCCGCAAACGGCCCGCTTGCTGCACGTGCAGACCAATACGGTGATGGAATTGCCCTCGCAATTGAGCGTCATTCACATTGGGAAACCGAACGATATGATTCCGCCGGATATCGATGTTTCGGGATTCCCCAATTCAGAAATTGTCTCTCGGGTTCACGCGGATATCCGCACGGAAGGGGATGCGTTTTATATTGAGGATGTAGGGAGTTCTAACGGCACTTACATTAATAATTTGCCTTTGCCCAAAGGGAATCGCCATCGCTTGCGGGCGGGCGATCGCATTTCCCTGGGGAAAGGGGATCTGGTGTCGTTGATTTTCCAACTCTCTTGA
- the ftsY gene encoding signal recognition particle-docking protein FtsY: MVFNWFRRQFDDRAQKSEAKTTESEPAQPEETTPSAEEESTDEEEVDYLTWAKAAYKNIQQQKGVSTEPEPEAEPEAVEAQSEPELEPEAVEAEAQPEPEAEPEAVEAQPEPETEPEAVEAQPEPEAEPEAVEAQPEPEAEPEAVEAQPEPEPEPAPTSFLARAEAERQSRLQRVAESAVEVVEEEEEFEESAAAREIWPTRHPELAFDEGFLWSAEVLAAQGRRPDEISVEEITWLQKLRQGLDKTRRSLINQLRAIVGQGPLNRDAVMEIEAALLQADVGIAATDYIIEALQEKMREEALPPDLAIAYLKRIIGDLLDRPTQELEKPFLVPEKDRLNIWLVTGVNGAGKTTTIGKIAHLAKKSDYKCLIAAADTFRAAAVEQMKVWGQRSGVEVIANPGKNTDPAAVVFDAIAAAQSRGTELLIVDTAGRLQNKKNLMDELSKIRRIINKKAPDAIVESLLVLDATLGQNGLNQAQVFSEAVNLSGAILTKLDGTAKGGIALAVVQQMNLPIRFIGAGEGIEDLRPFSSYEFVEALISG, from the coding sequence ATGGTTTTCAATTGGTTTCGCCGTCAGTTCGACGATCGCGCTCAAAAGTCTGAAGCAAAAACAACGGAATCAGAGCCAGCTCAACCCGAAGAAACAACCCCCTCGGCGGAGGAAGAATCCACCGATGAGGAAGAGGTCGATTATTTGACCTGGGCTAAAGCTGCCTATAAGAATATTCAGCAACAAAAAGGCGTTTCGACCGAACCGGAACCGGAAGCGGAACCGGAAGCTGTCGAAGCGCAATCGGAACCGGAACTGGAACCGGAAGCTGTCGAAGCAGAAGCGCAACCGGAACCGGAAGCGGAACCGGAAGCTGTCGAAGCGCAACCGGAACCGGAAACGGAACCGGAAGCTGTCGAAGCGCAACCGGAACCGGAAGCGGAACCGGAAGCTGTCGAAGCGCAACCGGAACCGGAAGCGGAACCGGAAGCTGTCGAAGCGCAACCGGAACCGGAACCGGAACCCGCACCCACCTCATTTTTGGCTCGGGCCGAAGCCGAACGCCAAAGCCGCCTGCAACGAGTGGCAGAAAGTGCGGTGGAAGTGGTCGAAGAAGAGGAAGAATTTGAGGAATCGGCAGCCGCCCGAGAAATTTGGCCGACTCGTCATCCGGAATTGGCGTTTGACGAGGGCTTTTTATGGTCTGCTGAAGTGTTGGCGGCGCAAGGACGGCGCCCGGACGAGATTTCTGTCGAAGAGATTACCTGGTTGCAGAAATTGCGTCAGGGACTGGATAAGACCCGACGCAGTTTGATCAATCAACTGCGGGCGATCGTCGGTCAAGGCCCACTCAACCGCGATGCGGTGATGGAAATCGAGGCGGCGTTGTTGCAAGCGGATGTGGGGATTGCGGCGACGGACTATATTATCGAAGCGCTGCAAGAGAAAATGCGCGAGGAAGCGCTACCGCCGGATCTGGCGATCGCCTATCTCAAACGCATTATCGGAGACTTGCTCGATCGCCCGACCCAGGAATTAGAAAAACCGTTTTTAGTCCCGGAAAAAGACCGTCTCAATATTTGGTTAGTGACTGGGGTCAACGGAGCCGGAAAAACGACGACGATCGGCAAAATTGCCCATTTAGCGAAGAAATCGGACTATAAATGCTTGATTGCGGCGGCGGATACCTTCCGGGCGGCAGCCGTCGAGCAGATGAAAGTCTGGGGTCAGCGCAGTGGGGTGGAAGTGATTGCCAATCCGGGTAAGAATACGGATCCGGCTGCGGTGGTGTTCGACGCGATCGCCGCCGCCCAATCCCGAGGAACCGAACTGCTGATCGTCGATACCGCAGGACGGTTGCAAAACAAGAAAAATTTGATGGACGAACTGTCGAAGATCCGCCGGATTATCAATAAAAAAGCCCCGGATGCGATCGTCGAATCCCTGTTAGTTCTCGATGCTACCCTCGGACAGAACGGCTTGAATCAAGCGCAAGTCTTTTCCGAAGCCGTTAACCTCAGTGGAGCGATCTTGACAAAACTTGATGGAACTGCTAAAGGTGGGATCGCGCTCGCTGTAGTGCAGCAGATGAATTTGCCCATCCGCTTTATCGGTGCTGGGGAAGGAATAGAAGACTTACGGCCTTTTTCGAGCTATGAATTTGTCGAAGCTTTGATTAGTGGCTAA
- the nusB gene encoding transcription antitermination factor NusB, with protein MQARRIARELALLSMSQLSNRPEKLSAQELEDLLLAAVRALTNEVHDILENAAAELKRGSDRLLNSELQATGVQSSRTMVYDAIELTQSAVNRLGMAMELPEFIQLTNRQEVRAYALEILSVIRDNRDRIDETIAASLVNWQLNRLPRIDRDILRVAVAEMFYIGTPDRVAINEAVELAKRYSGDDGHKFVNGVLRRVSDRAKEVSHKG; from the coding sequence ATGCAAGCCCGCCGAATTGCCCGCGAACTGGCTCTGTTGAGCATGAGTCAGCTCAGTAACCGCCCTGAAAAACTCTCCGCTCAAGAACTCGAAGATCTCCTCCTCGCTGCCGTTCGGGCGTTGACGAACGAAGTCCACGACATCCTCGAAAATGCGGCAGCCGAACTCAAGCGAGGCAGCGATCGCCTACTCAATAGCGAACTACAAGCCACGGGGGTTCAAAGCTCCCGCACGATGGTTTACGACGCGATCGAACTGACCCAAAGCGCCGTCAATCGGTTGGGGATGGCGATGGAGTTGCCCGAGTTTATCCAACTGACCAACCGTCAAGAAGTCCGCGCCTACGCCCTCGAAATCCTTTCCGTGATTCGCGACAACCGCGATCGCATCGACGAGACGATCGCCGCTTCTTTGGTCAACTGGCAGTTAAATCGCCTACCGCGCATCGATCGCGATATCCTCCGCGTCGCCGTCGCCGAAATGTTTTATATCGGGACTCCCGATCGCGTCGCCATTAACGAAGCGGTAGAATTAGCCAAACGCTATAGCGGCGATGACGGTCATAAATTCGTCAACGGCGTTTTGCGCCGGGTTAGCGATCGCGCTAAAGAAGTGAGTCATAAAGGTTAA
- a CDS encoding TIGR04283 family arsenosugar biosynthesis glycosyltransferase: protein MISSPVRRDRLVIFTRYPQPGQTKTRLIPALGPEGAARLQRQMTELTCDRARQLRAAGVGDRRDLDIEICFTGGDRQGMQQWLGDDLLYKTQGDGDLGDRLARAVDRAFASGAERVVVVGIDCPHLETPILQQAFSALDRAPVVLGPALDGGYYAIAVRRPCPQLFEGIAWGSDKVFQQTIDKCSDLCIKPALLPPLADIDRPEDLDRLPDPLGRTLLAKISTIIPVLNEAERVRDTLASVTRGANVEAIVVDGGSRDDTPAIVESTGVRLLHSPPGRALQMNAGARAATGSILLFLHGDTRLPSGFETVIREILTRPGVVGGAFPLAIDSQQPGLKLLATVANWRSHLWQMPYGDQGLFVPREIFWDLGGFPELPIMEDYEFVRQLQRRGRIALAPTPVQTSARRWQQLGAFKTTAINQAIVLGYTLGVSPERLARWYRQSRDRP, encoded by the coding sequence ATGATTTCGTCCCCCGTTCGTCGCGATCGCCTCGTCATCTTTACCCGCTATCCCCAACCGGGACAGACGAAAACCCGTCTGATTCCCGCCCTCGGACCCGAAGGCGCCGCCCGCCTCCAACGCCAGATGACCGAACTGACCTGCGATCGCGCCCGTCAACTGCGCGCCGCCGGAGTTGGCGACCGACGCGACCTCGACATCGAGATCTGCTTTACGGGAGGCGATCGCCAAGGGATGCAACAATGGCTCGGCGACGATCTGCTCTACAAAACCCAAGGAGACGGCGATCTCGGCGATCGCCTCGCCCGCGCTGTCGATCGCGCCTTCGCCAGTGGAGCCGAGCGCGTCGTCGTCGTCGGCATCGACTGTCCCCACCTAGAAACCCCGATCCTCCAGCAAGCCTTTAGCGCCCTCGATCGCGCCCCCGTCGTTCTCGGCCCGGCTCTCGATGGCGGCTACTACGCGATCGCCGTGCGCCGTCCCTGTCCCCAACTCTTTGAAGGCATCGCCTGGGGAAGCGACAAAGTTTTTCAGCAAACTATTGACAAATGTAGCGATTTATGCATTAAACCCGCCTTGCTGCCCCCATTAGCAGACATCGATCGCCCGGAAGACCTCGATCGCCTGCCCGACCCCCTGGGACGGACGCTGCTGGCGAAAATTTCTACCATTATCCCCGTTCTCAACGAAGCCGAGCGCGTCCGCGACACCCTCGCCAGCGTCACCCGTGGAGCCAACGTCGAGGCGATCGTTGTCGATGGAGGCAGCCGAGACGACACCCCGGCGATCGTCGAAAGCACGGGCGTGCGACTGCTGCACTCTCCCCCCGGGCGCGCCCTCCAGATGAACGCAGGCGCCCGCGCCGCCACCGGGTCGATCTTGCTGTTTCTCCACGGCGATACTCGCTTACCCTCCGGTTTCGAGACCGTCATCCGCGAAATTTTAACCCGTCCCGGCGTCGTCGGCGGGGCTTTTCCTTTAGCCATCGACAGCCAACAACCGGGTTTGAAACTGCTAGCAACGGTGGCGAACTGGCGATCGCACCTCTGGCAGATGCCTTACGGCGATCAAGGCTTATTTGTCCCTCGGGAGATCTTTTGGGACCTGGGCGGATTTCCCGAACTGCCGATTATGGAAGATTACGAATTCGTGCGGCAATTGCAACGGCGCGGGCGGATCGCGCTCGCCCCTACTCCGGTGCAAACTTCGGCCCGACGGTGGCAACAACTCGGGGCTTTTAAAACTACTGCGATCAATCAGGCGATCGTTCTCGGCTATACCTTGGGGGTCTCGCCGGAGCGATTGGCGCGCTGGTACCGACAATCCCGCGATCGCCCCTAA
- a CDS encoding FHA domain-containing protein, which translates to MITLTLLHPHQATPIKSWSFENESMIRIGRSRQNNVVLYSAVVSRHHVELRRYGDRWELINLGTNGTYLEGTSISHIPVEDGVVVRLARSGPRLQIHLGRCAPKVHPEKDVVQEWMDTHPLLETDSTHEDEITQPSKTPMQTPSTVIPSPTEG; encoded by the coding sequence GTGATTACACTCACTTTGCTGCATCCACATCAAGCGACTCCGATCAAAAGTTGGAGTTTTGAGAATGAATCCATGATTCGGATCGGGCGATCGCGTCAGAATAATGTCGTGCTTTACAGTGCGGTGGTCTCCAGACATCACGTGGAGTTACGGCGTTACGGCGATCGATGGGAATTGATCAATCTCGGAACCAATGGGACTTACCTAGAGGGAACGAGTATCAGTCATATTCCTGTAGAAGATGGGGTGGTGGTTCGCCTCGCTCGCTCGGGTCCTCGATTGCAAATTCATTTGGGACGGTGTGCGCCGAAAGTACATCCCGAAAAAGATGTGGTTCAGGAGTGGATGGATACCCATCCGCTTCTCGAAACCGATTCCACTCACGAGGATGAAATTACCCAACCGAGTAAAACTCCCATGCAAACGCCTTCGACGGTCATCCCTTCTCCGACAGAAGGCTAG
- a CDS encoding DUF502 domain-containing protein: MIQRFKQDLKNDLIAGLLVVIPLATTIWLTITIARWVIDFLTSIPKQLNPFDGLDPLLVYFLNLGVGLAVPLFSILLIGLMARNIAGRWLLDLGERLLQAIPLAGSVYKTLKQLLETLLKDSNEKFRRVVLVEYPRRGIWTMAFVTGALGASVQQQLNSHVPNGPMLSIFIPTTPNPTSGWYAIVPERDVVNLSMSVEDAFKAIVSGGIVNPNPSPPLPLPPSKQKKLDPLHAEQKPQEIATSDVPSELEDYSPEQEEYI, translated from the coding sequence GTGATCCAACGCTTCAAACAAGACTTAAAAAACGACCTGATAGCAGGGCTGCTAGTTGTCATTCCACTAGCAACGACCATCTGGCTGACGATTACGATCGCCCGATGGGTGATCGACTTTTTAACGAGCATTCCCAAACAACTTAATCCCTTCGACGGACTCGATCCCTTACTCGTTTACTTCCTCAACTTAGGGGTGGGACTGGCCGTTCCCCTGTTTAGCATTCTCCTGATCGGCTTAATGGCGCGCAACATTGCCGGACGCTGGCTGCTAGACTTAGGAGAGCGTCTCCTGCAAGCCATTCCCCTCGCCGGATCGGTCTACAAAACCCTCAAACAACTACTCGAAACCCTCCTCAAAGATTCCAACGAGAAGTTTCGACGGGTCGTTTTGGTCGAGTATCCCCGACGGGGAATTTGGACGATGGCCTTCGTCACCGGAGCGCTGGGAGCCTCGGTACAACAACAACTGAACTCCCACGTCCCCAACGGTCCGATGCTGAGTATTTTTATTCCCACCACCCCCAACCCGACTAGTGGATGGTACGCGATCGTTCCCGAACGAGACGTGGTTAACTTGTCGATGTCCGTCGAAGATGCATTTAAGGCGATCGTTTCGGGAGGGATCGTCAATCCCAATCCCAGCCCGCCCTTACCCTTACCCCCGTCGAAACAGAAAAAATTAGACCCCCTACACGCCGAACAGAAACCACAGGAGATCGCGACTTCCGACGTGCCATCGGAGTTGGAAGACTACTCGCCAGAGCAAGAAGAATATATCTAA
- a CDS encoding glycosyltransferase family 2 protein: MFSIYILTHNEQIDIAACIESAMLSDDIIVVDSVSSDRTVEIARQYPVRVVEHPFESHGKQRTWMLRSLETKYEWVYILEADERMTPELFEECVQAIEKSEAIGYYVAERVIFMDRWIKHCTQYPRYQMRLFRKDKVWFTDYGHTEREVCDGPTGFLKETYPHYTCSKGFSRWIEKHNRYSTDEAAETIAQLDRGQVSWRDLFGGRSEVERRRALKDLSLRLPWRPFLRFIYMYILLGGFLDGKPGFAWCTLQTFYEYLILLKVWERRHQPPVSAESASSSEGESLRPSP; the protein is encoded by the coding sequence ATGTTTTCAATTTATATCCTCACGCATAACGAACAAATCGATATTGCGGCTTGTATCGAGTCGGCGATGCTCTCCGATGACATTATTGTGGTCGATTCGGTCAGTAGCGATCGCACCGTCGAAATTGCCCGTCAATATCCCGTGCGCGTCGTCGAGCATCCTTTTGAAAGTCACGGCAAACAACGGACCTGGATGCTGCGTTCTCTCGAAACGAAATATGAGTGGGTTTACATCCTCGAAGCTGACGAACGGATGACCCCCGAACTTTTTGAGGAATGCGTGCAAGCGATCGAGAAATCGGAGGCGATCGGCTATTACGTCGCCGAACGGGTGATATTTATGGATCGTTGGATCAAACACTGCACCCAATATCCTCGATATCAAATGCGATTATTTCGCAAAGATAAGGTTTGGTTTACCGATTACGGTCATACGGAACGGGAAGTGTGCGACGGACCGACGGGGTTTCTTAAGGAGACTTACCCCCACTACACCTGTTCTAAAGGCTTCAGTCGCTGGATCGAGAAACACAACCGCTATTCCACCGATGAAGCGGCGGAAACGATCGCCCAACTCGATCGGGGTCAGGTGTCTTGGCGCGATCTGTTCGGCGGCAGATCGGAAGTGGAACGGCGCCGCGCCCTCAAAGATCTCTCCTTGCGCTTGCCTTGGCGTCCCTTTTTGCGGTTTATTTACATGTATATCCTGCTCGGGGGCTTTCTGGACGGAAAACCGGGCTTCGCGTGGTGTACCTTGCAAACTTTCTATGAATATTTAATTTTGCTCAAAGTTTGGGAACGGCGACATCAACCCCCGGTCTCGGCTGAGAGCGCCTCCTCGTCCGAGGGGGAATCGCTTCGTCCTTCTCCTTAG
- the pgl gene encoding 6-phosphogluconolactonase — protein MNNKHVEVLPDKTALIERARERVLSEIRTAIERSDRATIALAGGGTPKPLYEALAKEALPWDKIHIFWGDERYVPPDHPDSNQRMAREAWLDRVPLPPENIHPMPTGAANPAVDARTYEQELQAFFELESGTFPKFDLILLGIGDDAHTASLFPGTEALQVRDRLVTVGNKDGQARLTFTVPSIDAARCILFLVSGAGKQEALDRIFAPEANPFVYPARFVQPREGQLWWLLDDAAGRNLGVG, from the coding sequence ATGAACAATAAGCACGTGGAAGTTCTGCCCGATAAAACAGCATTGATCGAACGGGCGCGCGAGCGGGTTCTCAGTGAAATCCGAACGGCGATCGAACGGAGCGATCGCGCGACGATCGCCCTCGCGGGAGGCGGCACCCCCAAACCCCTTTACGAAGCCTTAGCCAAGGAAGCCCTGCCCTGGGACAAGATCCACATTTTTTGGGGAGACGAGCGCTACGTCCCCCCAGATCACCCCGACAGCAACCAACGCATGGCGCGCGAAGCGTGGCTCGATCGCGTCCCTTTGCCCCCAGAGAATATCCATCCGATGCCCACGGGAGCGGCCAATCCCGCCGTCGATGCCCGCACTTACGAACAAGAGTTACAAGCCTTTTTTGAGCTTGAATCCGGGACTTTCCCCAAATTTGACCTAATTTTGCTCGGTATTGGCGACGATGCCCATACGGCGTCTTTATTTCCCGGGACGGAGGCGCTCCAGGTGCGCGATCGCCTCGTAACCGTCGGCAACAAGGACGGTCAGGCACGTCTGACGTTTACGGTACCGTCGATCGATGCGGCCCGTTGCATACTGTTCCTCGTTTCCGGCGCCGGGAAACAAGAGGCCCTCGATCGCATTTTTGCGCCGGAAGCGAATCCCTTCGTTTATCCCGCCCGTTTCGTGCAACCGCGCGAGGGTCAATTGTGGTGGTTGTTGGACGACGCCGCCGGACGGAACCTCGGTGTAGGCTGA